The following are encoded in a window of Podospora pseudoanserina strain CBS 124.78 chromosome 6, whole genome shotgun sequence genomic DNA:
- the CIT3 gene encoding citrate synthase (COG:H; EggNog:ENOG503NU5Z) has product MALNFRKAPRALGALRPLAATPVRYAPITRRTYSTAEPDLKTTLKEVIPAKRELFKKVKAHGSKVIGEVKVENTIGGMRGLKAMVWEGSVLDANEGIRFHGRTIKDCQKELPKGKTGTEMLPEAMFWLLLTGKVPSVKQTRQFSRELAEQGQLPDFVTKLLDSFPKDLHPMTQFAIAVSALNYTSKFAKAYEEGLNKADYWEPTFDDCISLLAKLPTIAAKIYQNSYKGGGALPAEIDLEQDWSYNFAAMLGKGGKENENFQDLLRLYLALHGDHEGGNVSAHTTHLVGSALSDPFLSYSAGLQGLAGPLHGLAAQEVLRWIIQMKEAIPDNYTENDIHDYLWSTLNSGRVVPGYGHAVLRKPDPRFEALMDYAAARPEIAADPVFQLVEKNSRIAPEVLKKHGKTKNPYPNVDSSSGVLFHHYGFHETLYYTATFGVSRGLGPLAQLIWDRALGLPIERPKSINLEGLLKQVEGQ; this is encoded by the exons ATGGCTTTGAACTTCAGAAAGGCTCCCCGCGCATTGGGCGCTCTGCGT CCTCTTGCTGCCACTCCAGTTAGATATGCCCCAATTACACGACGGACATACTCTACCGCCGAACCCGACCTCAAGACAACGCTCAAGGAGGTGATCCCTGCCAAGCGCGAGCTGttcaagaaggtcaaggccCACGGCTCCAAGGTCATTGGCgaggtcaaggttgagaaCACAATTGGTGGTATGCGCGGCCTCAAGGCCATGGTATGGGAGGGTTCCGTGCTCGATGCCAACGAGGGTATTCGCTTCCACGGCCGCACCATCAAGGACTGCCAAAAGGAGCTTCCCAAGGGCAAGACCGGCACCGAGATGCTTCCGGAGGCCATGTTCTGGCTTTTGCTTACTGGCAAAGTGCCCTCTGTCAAGCAGACCCGCCAGTTCTCGCGCGAGCTCGCCGAGCAAGGCCAGCTCCCAGACTTTGTCACCAAGCTGCTTGACAGCTTCCCCAAGGACCTCCACCCAATGACCCAATTTGCCATTGCTGTTTCCGCCTTGAACTACACATCCAAGTTTGCCAAGGCGTACGAGGAGGGCCTCAACAAGGCCGATTACTGGGAGCCTACCTTTGACGACTGCATCTCTCTTCTCGCCAAATTGCCCACTATCGCGGCCAAGATCTACCAAAACTCCTACAAGGGTGGCGGTGCACTTCCCGCCGAGATCGACCTCGAGCAAGATTGGTCCTACAACTTCGCCGCCATGCTCGGCAAGGGCGGCAAGGAGAACGAGAACTTCCAAgacctcctccgtctctACCTCGCCCTCCACGGTGACCACGAAGGCGGCAACGTCTCGGCCCATACCACCCACCTGGTTGGTAGCGCACTGAGCGACCCCTTCCTCAGCTACAGCGCTGGTCTCCAGGGTCTCGCCGGCCCCCTCCACGGCCTCGCCGCCCAGGAAGTCCTCCGCTGGATCATCCAGATGAAGGAGGCCATCCCCGATAACTACACCGAAAACGACATCCACGACTACCTCTGGTCCACCCTCAACAGCGGCCGTGTCGTGCCCGGTTACGGCCACGCCGTGCTCCGTAAGCCGGACCCACGCTTCGAGGCCCTGATGGACTACGCTGCTGCCCGCCCCGAGATCGCCGCCGACCCAGTCTTCCAGCTTGTGGAGAAGAACAGCCGTATTGCGCCTGAGGTGCTGAAGAAGCATGGAAAGACCAAGAACCCCTACCCCAATGTGGACTCCAGCTCTGGTGTGCTGTTTCACCACTACGGCTTCCACGAGACGCTGTACTATACCGCCACTTTTGGCGTCAGCAGAGGATTGGGCCCGTTGGCGCAGCTGATCTGGGATCGGGCGTTGGGTCTGCCCATTGAGAGGCCTAAGAGCATCaatttggaggggttgttgaagcaAGTTGAGGGGCAGTAG